Proteins from a single region of Sphaerochaeta globosa str. Buddy:
- a CDS encoding MATE family efflux transporter has protein sequence MLTQYKTMNRQIRAMSLPTMYGMLFTALYDMVDMFWIGMLDKEAVAAITIYLTLFLALEILNEVVGTSSVSLLSRSWGSGDIELTRRIGEQTFVFKALLGSLGALVLILILPFFYRLYTDDAKVIFHGMQYGYLRSIFVPIFFSSYTVNTILRSTGDAKTPMLLLLASAVLNMVLDPIFMFSTIPGTSIAGLGWGMFGAAFATCISYAFAFVVGFWYLQSGKAPLTIRVKGLLHLDWAIDKKLLIIGLPSGINMLLRSLITIIFLKLVALYGTTAIAALGIANRIYQFCGMPSNGLSMGSGILVGQRLGAKQYKQAKEVTLLSCFNGLLFSLPFILLLLLAPGPLISLFLGGGVISSEASALLRVYALCLVFLAISGGLGSAFFGSGHTRPILYTSLISGWMVQLPYALLVVLVFKLPLPWLWSAYLIGDSLDCLLRYRYFRLGDWKEER, from the coding sequence ATGCTTACCCAATACAAAACCATGAACAGGCAGATTCGTGCCATGAGTCTGCCCACTATGTACGGAATGTTGTTTACCGCTCTGTACGACATGGTGGACATGTTCTGGATAGGTATGTTGGACAAGGAGGCCGTTGCCGCCATCACCATCTACCTGACCCTTTTTTTGGCATTGGAAATCCTCAATGAAGTGGTAGGGACGAGCAGCGTCTCCTTGCTCAGTAGAAGTTGGGGCTCCGGTGATATCGAGCTCACCAGAAGGATCGGGGAGCAGACCTTTGTATTCAAAGCTCTGCTGGGCAGTCTTGGTGCCTTGGTGTTGATTCTCATTCTTCCCTTCTTCTATCGACTGTACACCGATGATGCAAAGGTAATTTTTCATGGCATGCAATATGGATACCTACGCTCCATTTTTGTCCCGATTTTCTTTTCTTCCTATACGGTCAATACCATCCTCAGAAGTACCGGGGATGCAAAAACTCCCATGCTACTTCTTTTGGCAAGTGCGGTTCTCAATATGGTGCTTGACCCGATTTTCATGTTTAGTACCATCCCCGGTACTTCGATCGCGGGTTTGGGATGGGGTATGTTCGGTGCAGCCTTTGCGACCTGCATCTCCTATGCATTTGCTTTTGTTGTTGGATTCTGGTATTTGCAGAGCGGGAAAGCTCCACTGACCATCAGGGTAAAGGGTCTCTTGCACCTCGATTGGGCCATTGATAAGAAGTTGCTCATCATAGGCCTCCCCAGTGGAATAAACATGTTGCTCAGGTCCCTGATAACCATCATTTTCCTCAAGCTCGTCGCCCTGTACGGAACAACAGCCATTGCAGCACTGGGCATCGCAAACCGAATCTATCAGTTTTGCGGTATGCCCTCCAACGGTTTGAGCATGGGTTCGGGGATTTTGGTCGGACAGCGTCTGGGAGCGAAACAATACAAGCAGGCGAAGGAAGTCACCCTGTTGTCCTGCTTCAACGGGCTGCTTTTCTCCCTTCCCTTCATTTTGTTGCTCCTCCTAGCACCCGGTCCTCTGATCAGTTTGTTTCTCGGGGGAGGGGTCATATCCAGTGAGGCCAGCGCGCTGCTTCGCGTGTACGCCCTGTGTTTGGTCTTTCTTGCAATCTCCGGAGGGTTGGGCTCTGCCTTCTTTGGCTCTGGACACACCCGTCCCATTCTCTATACTTCGCTGATCAGCGGCTGGATGGTACAGCTTCCCTATGCCTTGCTGGTCGTTCTGGTCTTCAAACTCCCGCTTCCTTGGCTATGGTCGGCCTATCTGATCGGTGATTCTCTGGATTGTCTTCTACGGTATCGGTATTTCCGTTTGGGTGATTGGAAGGAAGAGCGTTGA